From Nicotiana tabacum cultivar K326 chromosome 20, ASM71507v2, whole genome shotgun sequence, one genomic window encodes:
- the LOC107800330 gene encoding uncharacterized protein LOC107800330, which yields MDCHCVVMMEYKGVFLELLEFHRDKHPDVEKAILRHAPKNDMMIFPTTQKEIMDACAKETIKTIINDLDGDYFGILVDESKDISHKEQMVLVLRYVNKNGEVIERFLGVVHVKDTYAQLLKDAIYFLLLANSLSSSKIRGQSYDGASNMQGKINGLKTSILQDAPSAYYIHYFSHQLQLTLVALSKRHSDVNNFFDVVTNLLNTIGASFKRRELLRQCQVEKLEELLKMEKFISGKD from the coding sequence ATGGATTGCCATTGCGTGGTCATGATGGAATACAAAGGTGTTTTTCTTGAACTTTTGGAATTTCACAGAGATAAGCATCCGGATGTGGAAAAAGCGATATTACGTCATGCTCCAAAAAATGATATGATGATTTTTCCAACCACTCAAAAGGAGATTATGGATGCTTGTGCTAAAGAAACCATTAAAACTATTATCAATGATTTAGATGGTGATTATTTTGGAATATTGGTTGATGAATCAAAGGACATCTCACATAAGGAGCAAATGGTCCTAGTTCTACGATATGTTAACAAAAATGGGGAGGTGATAGAGAGATTTTTGGGCGTTGTCCATGTGAAAGATACATATGCACAATTACTGAAGGATGCAATTTATTTTTTACTTCTGGCTAACTCATTAAGTTCATCCAAGATACGTGGACAGAGTTATGATGGCGCAAGTAATATGCAGGGAAAAATAAATGGCCTAAAAACTTCAATTTTGCAAGATGCTCCATCTGCATATTATATTCACTACTTTTCTCATCAATTACAACTGACACTTGTAGCTCTTTCTAAAAGACATTCGGATGTAAATAATTTCTTTGATGTTGTCACTAATTTGTTGAATACTATTGGAGCATCTTTTAAACGCAGGGAATTACTTCGACAATGCCAAGTAGAGAAGTTGGAAGAATTACTTAAAATGGAGAAGTTTATATCGGGCAAAGATTGA